Below is a window of Cytobacillus firmus DNA.
GGTGCAGGTGTGGGGAGAGAGGCGCAGGAAGTGATTGATGCAGAAGGATTGCTGATTGCTCCAGGTTTTATAGACCTGCACGTCCACTTGCGTGAACCAGGCGGTGAAAAGAAAGAAACAATCGAAACTGGCACAAGAGCAGCTGCTAAAGGCGGTTTCACAACGGTTGCTGCGATGCCGAATACCCGGCCGGTACCTGATACAAAAGAACAGCTTGAAAAATTGAACAGCCGTATTGATGAGACTGCGGCGGTCAAGGTTCTGCCTTATGCATCGATTACAATCCGTGAGCTTGGCCAGGAATTAACCGATTTTAAAGCTTTGAAGGAAGCTGGGGCGTTTGCTTTTACAGATGATGGAGTAGGGGTGCAATCAGCAGCCATGATGCTTGAGGCAATGAGGAATGCCGCAGATCTTAACATGCCTATTGTTGCCCACTGCGAAGAAAATACCCTCATTAACAAAGGCTCCGTACATGATGGAGTTTTTGCTAAAGAGAACGGTTTAAATGGTATTCCTTCTGTCTGTGAATCAGTGCAAATCGCAAGGGACGTTCTTCTTGCAGAAGCTGCCGGCTGCCATTATCATGTCTGCCACATCAGCACGAAAGAGTCTGTCAGGGTGGTAAGAGATGCAAAGCGTGCAGGCATCAAGGTAACAGCCGAGGTGACACCTCATCACCTCCTTCTATGTGAAGAAGATATCCCGGGTCTGGATGCTAACTTTAAAATGAATCCTCCATTAAGAGGAGCAGATGACAGAGCTGCCTTAATCGAAGGATTGCAGGATGGCACAATAGATTTTATTGCCACCGACCATGCACCACATACAGCAGCAGAAAAAGAAGAGGGGATGGAACTGGCGCCTTTCGGGATTGTCGGACTTGAAACTGCCTTTCCGCTTCTTTACACCCACTTCGTTGAGAAGGGGATATTCACTCTAAAGCAGCTGATTGATTACTTAACAATCAAGCCAGCAGAGGCATTCGGCATTCAATCAGGGAAATTGGAAGCTGGTGAAATAGCAGATCTTGTCCTGCTTGACCTGAACCGTCAGGAAAAGATTGATCCAGCTCAGTTCTTATCAAAAGGGAAAAACACGCCATTTACCGGCTGGGATTGTAAAGGCTGGCCGGCAGTGACAATAGCAGGCGGAAAAATTGTTTGGGACAGAGGGAGTGTAAAAGCATGAAAAAACAGCTGATTCTGGAAGACGGAACAATTTTTATTGGAAAGGGATTCGGAAGTGATACGAATTCAATTGGAGAAGTAGTATTCAATACAGGAATGACGGGTTATCAGGAAATCCTGTCTGACCCATCCTACTGCGGCCAAATCGTAACCTTGACATACCCTTTAATCGGAAATTATGGGATAAACAGAGACGATTTTGAATCGATCTCCCCGGCAATCTCCGGTTTCATTGTGAAAGAAGCGTGCGAGTTTCCTTCAAACTGGAGAAATGAACAATCGATTGAAGAATATTTTAAGATGAAAAACATCCCTGGAATTGCTGGCATAGATACCAGGAAATTAACAAGAATTATCAGGCAGCATGGTACGCTGAAAGGTGCTATTTGCAGCATAAGTGAAAACCCGGAAGTAATCATTGAAAAACTGCGGGCAACCAAGCTGCGAAACGATCAGGTTAAGCAAGTGTCAACTAAGACACCTTATCCAAGCCCTAGCCGCGGCAGAAGGGTAGTCCTTGTAGATTTCGGCATGAAACACGGGATCTTAAGAGAACTGAACAAACGGGATTGTGATGTGATTGTTGTGCCTTATAATACACCAGCTGAAGAAATACTCAGCATGAGCCCGGATGGAGTTATGCTTTCAAATGGCCCTGGAGACCCGAAAGATGTTCCGGAAGCCATCACAATGATTAAAGGACTGCTGGGAAAAGTACCGATTTTCGGAATTTGTCTGGGACATCAGCTTTTTGCCCTTGCTTGCGGTGCCAATACAGAAAAACTGAAATTCGGCCATCGCGGTTCAAACCATCCGGTGAAAGATCTGCAAACCGGAAAAGTCGCTTTAACATCTCAAAACCATGGATACTCAGTAGAAGAAAATTCAATTACTGGTACGCCGCTTGAAGTAACACATATCGCCTTAAACGATGGAACAATTGAAGGCTTAAAGCATAAAGAAGTCCCTGCATTCACTGTTCAATATCATCCTGAAGCTTCACCGGGACCCGAGGATGCAAACGGATTATTTGAACAATTCTTGCAAATGATTGAATCACATAAAGAGGAAGGTGCTGCAGCATGCCAAAGCGTACAGATATAAAAAGTATTTTAGTAATCGGATCAGGACCAATTGTCATCGGGCAGGCAGCAGAGTTTGATTATGCCGGAACACAGGCCTGCATTGCTTTGAAAGAGGAAGGCTACCGCGTAATTCTTGTAAACTCAAATCCTGCCACTATTATGACAGATACCGAGATTGCTGACGCGGTATATATAGAGCCGCTTACGCTGGAATTCGTCAGCCGCATTATCCGGAAAGAACGTCCTGATGCGCTCGTTCCAACTCTTGGGGGACAGACGGGATTAAACCTGGCAGTAGAGCTTGCTGAATCAGGTGTTTTGGAAGAATGCGGGGTTGAAATCCTCGGTACAAAATTATCTGCTATCCAAAAGGCGGAAGACCGGGACCTTTTTAGAAACTTGATGAATGAACTTGGCGAACCAGTGCCTGAAAGTGAAATTATTCATAACCTGGATGAGGCATATGAGTTTGTAAACAGGATTGGCTATCCGGTCATTGTGCGCCCTGCTTTCACATTGGGGGGAACAGGCGGGGGCATCTGCCACGATGAAGAAGATCTGATTGAAATTGTGACTAGCGGCTTAAAGAACAGCCCTGTTACACAGTGTTTGCTTGAAAAGAGCATTGCGGGCTTTAAGGAAATTGAGTATGAAGTGATGCGGGATTCCAATGACAATGCGATTGTTGTCTGCAATATGGAAAACTTTGACCCGGTAGGGGTTCATACGGGAGATTCAATCGTTGTAGCGCCAAGCCAAACTTTGAGTGATCGTGAATATCAGCTGCTGAGAAACACTTCATTAAAAATTATCCGCGCCCTCGAGATTGAAGGAGGATGCAATGTGCAGCTGGCGCTTGATCCGGATAGCTTCAATTATTACATTATCGAAGTCAACCCGCGTGTAAGCCGCTCATCTGCGCTGGCTTCAAAGGCGACAGGTTATCCGATTGCCAAACTGGCAGCCAAGATAGCGGTAGGGCTGACACTTGATGAAATGATGAATCCTGTGACAGGAAAAACATATGCCTGCTTTGAACCGGCATTGGATTATATTGTCTCAAAAATTCCGCGCTGGCCGTTTGATAAGTTTGAATCTGCAAACCGTTCGCTTGGCACCCAAATGAAGGCTACAGGAGAAGTAATGGCAATAGGACGGACATTTGAAGAATCTCTCCTGAAAGCAGTACGTTCACTTGAAGCAAACATTTATCATCTTGAGCTGAAGGATGCCGGCCAAATTTCTGATGAATTGATCGAAAAGCGAATCCGTAAAGCTGGAGATGAACGTCTGTTTTATATCGGTGAAGCCATCAGAAGGGGAGTCACTATCGAGACGATCCATGAATGGAGCAAAATTGATTTATTCTTCCTTTATAAGATTAAGAAAATCATAGATTTTGAGAATGTACTAACTGAAAATCCTTTTGACCCTGAAACAGGGAAAGCTGCAAAGGAAATGGGCTTTGCCGATCTGGTAATTGCCAGGCTGTGGGATTCAAATGAGTTGGAAGTATACAGCTGGAGAAAAGAACATGCGATTAAACCGGTTTATAAAATGGTTGATACATGTGCAGCGGAATTTGAATCGGAAACTCCGTATTTCTATGGAACTTATGAAGATGAGAACGAATCGGAAGTATCCGGCCGCAAAAGTGTTGTGGTTCTGGGCTCAGGACCAATCCGGATCGGGCAGGGAGTGGAGTTTGATTATTCAACTGTTCACGCGGTATGGGCCATTAAGGAAGCAGGATATGAAGCAATCATCATTAATAATAATCCTGAAACAGTCTCTACTGACTTTAGCATCTCCGATAAGCTCTATTTTGAGCCGCTAACGATTGAAGATGTCATGCACATTATCGATCTTGAGAAACCGGAAGGGGTAGTTGTGCAATTTGGCGGACAAACGGCTATTAATCTTGCAGCAGATCTGGTTGAAAGAGGCGTGAAAATTCTGGGAACTTCGCTTGAAAGCTTAGACCGGGCAGAAGACCGGGATAAATTTGAGCAAGCTCTTGCTGAGCTTGGCATCCCGATGCCTAAAGGAAAGACTGCCCTGTCAGTGGAGCAGGCAGTAGCAATTGCCGGTGAAATCGGATATCCAGTAGTCGTCCGACCATCATATGTACTTGGCGGAAGAGCCATGGAGATCGTTTATAAAGAAGATGAGCTACTATATTATATGGAAAATGCTGTAAAAGTAAACCCGGAGCATCCAGTATTAATTGACCGATATTTGACTGGGAAGGAAATTGAAGTGGACGCTATCTCGGATGGTGAAAATGTGCTTATTCCAGGCATCATGGAGCATATAGAAAGAGCTGGAGTACACTCAGGAGATTCCATTGCAGTCTATCCTCCGCAAAATATATCAGAAGCAATCAAAAACAAGCTTGTTGAGTACACGGAGAAGATGGCCAAAGGCCTTGGCATTATAGGTCTGCTAAATATCCAGTATGTAGTGGCTAAAGGGGAAGTATATGTCCTGGAAGTCAACCCGCGTTCAAGCCGGACAGTTCCGTTCTTGAGCAAGATTACAAATGTGCCAATGGCTAAAATCGCCACAAAGGTTATCATGGGCCAAACTCTTGCTCAGCAGGGCTTTGGATCCGGCCTTGTTCCGGAGAGAAAAGGCGTGTTCGTAAAAGTGCCGGTGTTCTCTTTCGCGAAATTAAGAAGAGTAGACATCACTTTAGGGCCTGAAATGAAGTCAACAGGTGAAGTTATGGGGAAAGATTCCACACTTGAAAAAGCCCTTTATAAAGGCCTTGTTGCTTCCGGCATGAAAATCCAGCCGTTTGGAACTGTACTAATGACTGTCGCCGACAAGGATAAGGAAGAAGCTCTGCAGCTGGCAAAAAGATTTGTATCCATCGGCTACAGACTAATGGCGACAAGCGGAACGGCTTTATTCCTGAAAACTGAAGGCATCCCTGTAAAAGTAACTGGGAAAATCGGCTCAGAAGGGCCTAACCTTCTGGATGTCATAAAAAATGGCGAAGCGCAATTTGTTATTAACACTTTAACAAAAGGAAAACAGCCTGCCAGAGATGGCTTCCGCATCCGCCGTGAATCAGTGGAAAATGGCGTGCCATGCCTAACTTCACTTGATACGGCAGAAGCAATCCTTCAAGTAATCGAATCAATGAATTTTTCAGCAGACGCGATGGATAAGCCAGAAGAAGTCCGGGAGGCGGTTTTATCTTGATCAGACAGGAACAATGTAAAGTAATATCACAAATTAAACTGGCCGAAAACATTTACGAGCTCACCCTTCAAGGTGAGCTTGTTCATGAAATGAAAGAGCCCGGGCAATTTGTCCATTTGAAAATATCGGAGGGCTATGATCCAATGCTGAGAAGGCCAATCAGCATTGCAGAAATTTCACCTGATGAAAGCCAGTTTAAAATGATTTACCGTGCTGAAGGCAGAGGAACGGCATTGCTTTCAGAAAAAAAACCTGGTGATTACACTGATGTACTGGGACCACTTGGAAATGGGTTTCCGATCAGTGAAGCTGGCCGGGGAGAGACGGCACTTCTTGTAGGGGGAGGAATCGGAGTCCCCCCTTTATATGAACTGTCCAATCAGCTTTTAAACCGTGGCGTTAAGGTGATCCACGTCCTGGGTTTTCAATCAGCGGGCGCAGTATTTTATGAGGAAAAGTTTTCCCGGCTGGGCGAGACCTACCTGGCTACAGTTGATGGAAGCGCAGGAATGAAGGGTTTTGTTACAGATGTTATTAATCGGCTGAATATTGATTTTGATGTTTTATATTCCTGCGGCCCGACGCCGATGCTGAAGGCGCTTGAAAATCAATTCCCTCATAAAAAGGTATTCCTGTCATTGGAAGAACGAATGGGATGCGGCATCGGGGCATGCTTTGCATGTGTCTGCCATACAGGGGATGACCCGGAAGGTTACAGTTATAAAAAAGTCTGCAGTGACGGACCGGTCTTTAAAGCAGGGGAGGTAGTTCTATGAATTCATTAAACGTCAGTCTGCCTGGGCTGGAATTGAAAAATCCAATCATGCCTGCATCCGGATGCTTTGGCTTCGGCAGGGAATTCAGCCAGCTGTATGATTTGAGCCAATTGGGCGCAATCATGATAAAGGCGACGACTTTAGAGCCCCGATTTGGAAATCCAACACCAAGAGTGGCTGAGACATCTGCAGGGATGTTAAATGCAATTGGTCTGCAGAATCCCGGCCTGGAAAAAGTGGTAAATGAAGAACTGGCATGGCTTGAACAATACGATGTACCGATCATTGCCAATGTAGCCGGTTCGCAGGAAGAGGATTATATTGCGGTTGCCAGGAAAATTTCTGCAAGTCCGAATGTACATGCACTTGAACTCAACATCTCATGCCCGAATGTGAAAACAGGCGGAATTGCATTTGGCACTATTCCGGAAATTGCAAAAAATCTAACGAAAAAAGTAAAAGAGGTTTCTGAAGTACCTGTCTATGTGAAGCTTTCGCCAAATGTCACAAATATTGTAGAAATGGCTAAAGCAGCAGAAGATGGCGGAGCGGACGGTTTAACAATGATCAACACGCTTGTTGGCATGAGAATCGATCTAAAAACCGGCAATCCGATTTTGGCAAATAAATCAGGCGGACTTTCAGGGCCAGCCATCAAGCCAGTCGCACTCCGGATGATATATGAAGTGAGCCAGCAGGTATCCCTTCCGATCATCGGCATGGGAGGAATTGAATCTGCAGAGGATGTCATCGAATACTTCTACGCAGGTGCAAGTGCAGTAGCGGTTGGGACAGCTAACTTTGTAGATCCCTTTGTGTGTCCTAAAATTATCGGTGAGCTGCCAGAACTTATTAAGAAGCTCGGGTATGAACATATTAGCGAATGCACAGGAAGGAGCTGGAAGAAACATGAAAAAAAAGCCGCTCATTATTGCTCTTGATTTTCCAGGAAAAAAGGAAGTTCATCATTTTCTGCAGGGCTTTGAAAATGAAAAGTTATTTCTAAAGGTCGGCATGGAGCTATTTTACCAGGAGGGACCTTCCATTGTTCACGATTTAAAGGAACAAGGGCACGATATTTTCCTTGATCTCAAGCTTCATGATATTCCGAATACTGTAAAAAGTGCAATGAAGCGTCTTGCCGGGCTTGGCTGCGATATGGTAAATGTGCATGCCGCAGGAGGAAAAGCCATGATGGAAGCAGCATGTGAAGGACTTGAAGCAGGAAGCACTGGGAAAAGGCCATCTTGTATTGCTGTGACGCAGCTGACAAGCACATCCGAACAGCAAATGAAATCAGACCAATTAATCGCTGTTTCTTTAAATGAGTCTGTTCTTCATTATGCCAATCTTGCCAAAGAAGCAGGACTTGATGGTGTAGTATGTTCAAGCTTTGAGGCGAGGGAGATAGGATTGCAAATAGGTTCTTCTTTTTTGACTGTAACACCGGGAATACGCCTGTCCTCTGACGATGATGGAGACCAGAAGAGAGTGGCCACACCTGAGTTCGCAAGAAAAGAAGGGGCTTCTGCCATTGTGGTGGGAAGGTCGATTACCAGAGCGGAAAATCCATTCGAAAAGTATATTCAATGCAAGCAATCCTGGGAGGGTGTTCTGAATGAAGCATAAAATAGCAGAAAAATTACTGGATATAAAGGCTGTAGCACTAAACCCAAACGATCCGTTTACATGGTCCTCAGGACTTCGTTCCCCCATTTATTGCGATAACCGTTTGACACTGTCTTTTCCTGAAGTCAGAAAAGAAATTGCTGCCGGCCTTCAGGCTATCATTTTAGATAAATTTCCTGAAGCAGAACTAATTGCAGGGACAGCCACAGCGGGCATTCCGCATGCAGCCTGGGTCAGTGACAATATGGAACTGCCAATGTGCTATGTCCGCTCCAAGGCCAAGGGCCATGGAAAAGGAAAGCAAATTGAAGGCAAAGCTGATAAAGGCCAGAAGGTTGTTGTTGTTGAAGATTTGATCTCAACAGGTGGAAGTGCCATTACTGCTGTCAAGGCTTTAAGAGAAGCAGGCTGTGAAGTGCTGGGTGTGGCGGCGATCTTCACATACCAGCTTCAAAAAGGAAAAGAAATGCTGGCCGAAGAACACATCGAAGCATATACTCTGACTGATATTGAAGCTCTGACAGAAGTAGCTGTTGAAAAGGGCTATATCCAGGAAGAAGATATGAATAAGCTGATTGAATGGCGAAAAGACCCAGCTGAGTGGGGAAAAGCAATTCAGTTTTAGTCAATGAAAAAAGCAAGCATTGGAGCTTGCTTTTTCATTTCTTTACAGATTTTGTTTTAAGGACAGAACCGTTTCTTCATCAGGTGTAACGTAAACTGTCTGCTGATTGTCATATATGACAAATCCGGGTTTGGCACCGCTTGGTTTTTTCACATGCCTGACTTGGGTGAAGTCAACAGGTACGGAACTTGAATTGCGTGCTTTGCTGAAGTAAGCAGCGAGTGATGCAGCTTCAAGAATGGTGTTTTCTGCTGGTTCCTTGCTTCGGATTACTACATGTGAACCGGGAATATCCTTTGTATGCAGCCAGATTTCATCCCTTGCAGCTAATTTGTTCGTTAAATAATCATTTTGCTTATTGTTTTTCCCGACTAGTATTTCCGTTCCGTCCGTGGCAGCATAGCGGTCAAGAACAGGCTTAAGATTCTGCTGTTTCTTGTTTCCCCGTTTCTGCCTTTCGCGAATATAACCGCCTTCAGTAAGCTCTTCTCTTATTTCGGCAATGTCTCTTGTAGATGCAGTTTCTACTTGCTGAAGAAGAGACTCGAAGTATGCTGCTTCCTCTTCTGCTTTCTTGATTTGCTCTTTTACTGCAATTACGGCATTTTTTGCTTTTTGATATCTTGTAAAATATTTTTGTGCATTCTCGGAAGGAGTCTTCTGAGGATCCAATGGAATGATAACTGAAGCGCCATTTTCATCGTAATAATTGATGACTTCGGTTTCCTTCATTCCCTTCTGAATAGCATAAATATTGGCCGTGATCAATTCCCCATATAATTGATGTTTATCGGCATTTTCTGCTTCATGAAGGGTTCTTTTCAACTTCTCAATTTTCTTCTCATTCTTTTCTTTCTCATTTATTATAAACCGTTCAAGATCATTGGATTGCTGTTTGACACGGTCTCTTTCGGCTTTGCCGAAATAAAAGCGGTCCAGCATTTCACTCAGGGAATTAAACTCCCTGCATTCCCCTTTTATATGCTGGAGGGGCAATAAATAAAAGCTTTCTTTATGTTCCCCTTCTGTAATGGCAGGCCTTATTGTATGGTCTTTCAGCAAGTCAATAAAATGCTGGAAACTTTTAGGGACAGTTGTCCTGTTAACAAGACCTGCATGGTGCATCACTTCTTTGGCAAAAAGCGGTGAGATTCCGGCGAATCCCGCCACAAGCTGTTTATCAACTTTCCCGCTGTTAAAATCAATCTTGCGCAGTATAGCTTCTTCATCCGCCTCGAAGGGATTCAGTTTATCCTGAGATGGAGGGAGTATGTACTCCTGTCCGGGCAAAATTGCACGATGGCTATTAACGGCATAAGAAACGTGCTTGATGCTGTCGAGAATGATATTTCGGGATTTATCTACCAGCGTAATATTGCTGTGCCTGCCCATAATCTCAACAATCAGCTGTTTATAGGATGTATCGCCAATCTCATTCCTGCCTTTCACCTCAAACACGATTATACGGTCAAGCCCGATTTGATGGACATCTTCAAGTATGTAGCCTTCCAGGTGCTTTCTTAAAAGCATGCAGAACATCGGCGGCTCTGAAGGGTTTTCGTGTGTTTCATTCGTCAGCTGGACTCTCGCATAGCTTGGATGGGCTGACAGCAAAAGCCTGTGATTCTTTCCATTTGCCCGCACAACTAAAATGATTTCATTTTTATATGGCTGCTGAATCTTATTGATTCTGCCGCCCTTTAAAGTATCTATGAGCTCTTTCGTCATAGCTCTTGTGAACAAACCATCAAATGACATATCGGAACATCCTCTTCTATTAAAAATAACATTAGATATACATTATTCTTTCATTTATTAAATAAAAATCAAGTTTTACTGCTTGGTCTTTCTATTTTCAGGCGTCTTCCGCTTTTCTAATGCTGTCTAGCTCCAGGCGCCATCGGCTCGAGGTCAAAAGCTTGTCGCCGATAAGCGGGCGCCTTCCGCTTTTCTAATATTGTCTAGCTCCAGCGCCTACCCCCTCGAGGTCACAAGCCTGACCTCCCAAAAAGGCAAAGGACGCCTTTCCGGTAGCCCCGTCTTGTGCTTGTCGGGGGTGGGCAAGGCGCTTCCGCTTTTCTTTTTAATAATAGCATTTTTTTGGACAGGGCTGAATATGCTTTCTTTAGAGTGAGATTGGACAACTCTGCCTTGTTTTAGCAGAAGAGGATAGTCTGCCATCTGGTGGATTCCCTTAAAGTCTGGCTGTGAGTGCTTACGGGATTTTTCTCGATGATATTATCCTGCACCCAGGCACTCATGGCTTTTCTCAAACCACAAAGGAGGAAGTGTGATGTCCGGATGAAGTTCCATGAAATGAATGAAAGGGAGGTTGAGCAGGCCTTAAATACCGACATTAAGGCAGGCTTAACAGAGGACGATGTAAAAAAACGCCACAAACAATATGGCTTTAATGAATTGAAAGAGGGAGAAAAGCAGTCTGCTTTACTCTTATTTTTTAGTCAATTTAAAGATTTCATGGTTCTTGTTTTATTAGCTGCCACCTTGATTTCGGGGCTGCTTGGTGAATATATTGATGCGATTGCCATTATTGCAATTGTAATCATAAATGGGTTTCTGGGCTTTTTTCAGGAAAGGAAAGCGGAAAAGTCGCTAAGTGCACTAAAAGAGTTATCCGCTCCCCAAGTAATTGCTCTCCGGGAGGGAGAGTGGAAGAAAATCCCTTCCAAAGAAGTGGCCGTCGGGGATCTGCTTAAATTTTCTACGGGCGACAGAGTGGGTGCCGATGTAAGAATAGTAGAATCCAATAGCCTTGAGGTTGAGGAGTCTGCTTTAACGGGAGAGTCGCTGCCAGTTCAAAAGAGGACCGGATCCCTGAAAACACCTAACCTCGCTATTGGCGATATGGAAAATATGGCTTTTATGGGTACAATGGTGACCCGCGGCAATGGATTGGGTGTAGTTGTCGGTACAGGGATGAATACCGCCATGGGACAAATTGCTGATCTTCTGCAAAATGCCGAAACCATGACAACACCGCTTCAGCGGAGATTGGAACAGCTCGGCAAAATCCTCATTACGGCAGCGATTTTCCTTACAGTTCTCGTTGTTGCGGCAGGTGTGATGCAGGGACAGGAATTATATACAATGTTCCTTGCTGGTGTCTCATTGGCTGTTGCGGCAATTCCCGAAGGGCTGCCTGCCATTGTCACGGTGGCGCTCTCGCTTGGTGTTCAAAGAATGATCAGGAAAAAGGCAATAGTACGGAAGCTTCCTGCAGTTGAAACACTTGGCTGTGCGTCTGTTATTTGTTCAGACAAAACCGGAACCATGACCCAAAACAAAATGACCGTTACCCATCTCTGGAGCGGAGGGAAAGAATGGAGAGTAGATGGAGTCGGGTATGAACCGCAAGGGCAGTTTTATCGAAATGAGAGCCAAATTGAGCCGAAAAGTGATAAAGCGCTCCAGCAGATGCTGATGTTTGGCATGCTATGCAACCATGCGGAAATACAGCAGAAAAACAATGAGTTTGTGATTGACGGGGACCCAACTGAAGGTGCTCTCCTTGTAGCAGCCATGAAAGCTGGTTATAACAGGAGCAGTCTGCTGAATCAATTTCAGATTATTAATGAATTTCCGTTTGACTCTGCCAGAAAAATGATGAGTGTTGTGGTAAAGGATCATAATGGAAGACAATTTATTGTTACCAAAGGTGCTCCCGATGTCTTAGTCGGGAAAAGCGAATCGGTTCTTTGGGAGGGAAGGCGGCAGATTCTTTCGAGGGAGCTTTCAGGTGAAATTCAGGCAGCCATAGAAGATCTGGCTTCACAAGCATTGAGAACGATCGCGATTGGCTATAAAGAAATCCCATCTAAAAATGTCATTCTTGATGAAAAAGAGGCGGAGAAGGGATTAACTTTTATCGGGCTGCAGGGGATGATTGATCCGCCAAGGCCGGAGGTTAAAGAAGCAGTCAAGGAGTGCAGGGAAGCAGGAATCAAAACGATCATGATCACAGGAGATCATGTGATTACAGCACAGGCCATTGCCAAACAGTTAGGCATTTTAACAGAAGGTTCCAAAGTACTTCAGGGCAAAGACCTGGCAGAGATGTCTGTAGAAGACCTGGAAGAAGTGGTTGAGGATGTCACAGTATTTGCCAGAGTATCACCTGAGCATAAATTGAAAATTGTCAAGGCTCTCCAGAATAGAGGTCATATCGTTGCCATGACAGGTGATGGAGTCAATGATGCTCCTGCCATTAAAGCAGCAGATATTGGCATTTCAATGGGCATTACAGGCACAGATGTTGCTAAAGAGGCATCTGCACTTGTATTGCTTGATGATAATTTTGCTACCATAAAAGCCGCGATAAAAGAAGGAAGAAATATATACGAAAATATCCGCAAGTTCATCAGGTATTTGCTAGCATCAAATGTTGGCGAGATTCTGGTTATGCTGTTTGCTATGCTTCTAGCCCTTCCACTGCCATTAGTGCCAATTCAGATTCTCTGGGTGAACCTCGTAACGGATGGACTTCCGGCAATGGCTCTGGGCCTTGATCAGCCTGAGGAGAATGTGATGAAGCGGAAACCAAGGAGCCCTAAGGAAGGTGTCTTTTCAAGAGGGCTTGGCTGGAAAGTGGTTTCAAGGGGATTTTTAATTGGCCTTGTGACATTACTGGCGTTTATTTTTGCCTACCGGGCAAATCCGGATCATCTTGCATACGCACAGACAGTAGCGTTTGCCACATTGGTAATGGCTCAGCTGATCCATGTATTTGATTGCCGAAGTGAAAAATCCGTGTTTTCAAGAAATCCATTTGGCAATAAATATTTAGTCTGGGCAGTCATCTCTTCCCTGGTTTTAGTGCTGATTGTCATATACTATCCGCCGCTTCAGCCAATTTTCCACACTGTCCCTATTGAATTGCGCGACTGGTTTATGATCACAGGACTCTCAGCCATTCCAACATTTTTACTGGCAGGCACATTTTTGGCAAGAAAAACAAAATAAAATATGTTATAATCCTTTAGGTAGTAGAGAAGAACTCTATTACCTTTCTTTTTTGCGCAAACATATAAATCTCCATCACTACTTGATTTTTATACATAAAATGCACAGGCACCATGCCGCTAACTGAAAGTAAGTGCTTTTTATAAGCTGTGCTTTTCCCAAAAGGAAGTGTGAGAAATGGCAGTAAGCATGACCGGTTATGGCAGAAGCAAAAAAGATTCCGGGCAAGGCTCCATTACGGTTGAAATCAAAACTGTAAATCATCGTTTTTCCGAATTTCAAATAAGAATGCCCAGACAGCTGATGCATATTGAAGACAAAATAAAGAAAAAGCTTAATAGGCATATCAAAAGAGGAAGAATCGAGGTTTTTATCACCGTTGACGGTGATGTCCTGGCCAGCAGGAAAGTAAATGTTGACTGGGAACTATTAGATGAATATTATCAATACATAACTGCAATT
It encodes the following:
- a CDS encoding dihydroorotase, translated to MSTLIKNGQLLTKEGNFEKTDIYIKSGKIAEIGAGVGREAQEVIDAEGLLIAPGFIDLHVHLREPGGEKKETIETGTRAAAKGGFTTVAAMPNTRPVPDTKEQLEKLNSRIDETAAVKVLPYASITIRELGQELTDFKALKEAGAFAFTDDGVGVQSAAMMLEAMRNAADLNMPIVAHCEENTLINKGSVHDGVFAKENGLNGIPSVCESVQIARDVLLAEAAGCHYHVCHISTKESVRVVRDAKRAGIKVTAEVTPHHLLLCEEDIPGLDANFKMNPPLRGADDRAALIEGLQDGTIDFIATDHAPHTAAEKEEGMELAPFGIVGLETAFPLLYTHFVEKGIFTLKQLIDYLTIKPAEAFGIQSGKLEAGEIADLVLLDLNRQEKIDPAQFLSKGKNTPFTGWDCKGWPAVTIAGGKIVWDRGSVKA
- a CDS encoding carbamoyl phosphate synthase small subunit produces the protein MKKQLILEDGTIFIGKGFGSDTNSIGEVVFNTGMTGYQEILSDPSYCGQIVTLTYPLIGNYGINRDDFESISPAISGFIVKEACEFPSNWRNEQSIEEYFKMKNIPGIAGIDTRKLTRIIRQHGTLKGAICSISENPEVIIEKLRATKLRNDQVKQVSTKTPYPSPSRGRRVVLVDFGMKHGILRELNKRDCDVIVVPYNTPAEEILSMSPDGVMLSNGPGDPKDVPEAITMIKGLLGKVPIFGICLGHQLFALACGANTEKLKFGHRGSNHPVKDLQTGKVALTSQNHGYSVEENSITGTPLEVTHIALNDGTIEGLKHKEVPAFTVQYHPEASPGPEDANGLFEQFLQMIESHKEEGAAACQSVQI
- the carB gene encoding carbamoyl-phosphate synthase large subunit gives rise to the protein MPKRTDIKSILVIGSGPIVIGQAAEFDYAGTQACIALKEEGYRVILVNSNPATIMTDTEIADAVYIEPLTLEFVSRIIRKERPDALVPTLGGQTGLNLAVELAESGVLEECGVEILGTKLSAIQKAEDRDLFRNLMNELGEPVPESEIIHNLDEAYEFVNRIGYPVIVRPAFTLGGTGGGICHDEEDLIEIVTSGLKNSPVTQCLLEKSIAGFKEIEYEVMRDSNDNAIVVCNMENFDPVGVHTGDSIVVAPSQTLSDREYQLLRNTSLKIIRALEIEGGCNVQLALDPDSFNYYIIEVNPRVSRSSALASKATGYPIAKLAAKIAVGLTLDEMMNPVTGKTYACFEPALDYIVSKIPRWPFDKFESANRSLGTQMKATGEVMAIGRTFEESLLKAVRSLEANIYHLELKDAGQISDELIEKRIRKAGDERLFYIGEAIRRGVTIETIHEWSKIDLFFLYKIKKIIDFENVLTENPFDPETGKAAKEMGFADLVIARLWDSNELEVYSWRKEHAIKPVYKMVDTCAAEFESETPYFYGTYEDENESEVSGRKSVVVLGSGPIRIGQGVEFDYSTVHAVWAIKEAGYEAIIINNNPETVSTDFSISDKLYFEPLTIEDVMHIIDLEKPEGVVVQFGGQTAINLAADLVERGVKILGTSLESLDRAEDRDKFEQALAELGIPMPKGKTALSVEQAVAIAGEIGYPVVVRPSYVLGGRAMEIVYKEDELLYYMENAVKVNPEHPVLIDRYLTGKEIEVDAISDGENVLIPGIMEHIERAGVHSGDSIAVYPPQNISEAIKNKLVEYTEKMAKGLGIIGLLNIQYVVAKGEVYVLEVNPRSSRTVPFLSKITNVPMAKIATKVIMGQTLAQQGFGSGLVPERKGVFVKVPVFSFAKLRRVDITLGPEMKSTGEVMGKDSTLEKALYKGLVASGMKIQPFGTVLMTVADKDKEEALQLAKRFVSIGYRLMATSGTALFLKTEGIPVKVTGKIGSEGPNLLDVIKNGEAQFVINTLTKGKQPARDGFRIRRESVENGVPCLTSLDTAEAILQVIESMNFSADAMDKPEEVREAVLS